A DNA window from Rhinolophus sinicus isolate RSC01 linkage group LG10, ASM3656204v1, whole genome shotgun sequence contains the following coding sequences:
- the MUSTN1 gene encoding musculoskeletal embryonic nuclear protein 1: MSQAGTQEAPIKKKRPPVKEEDLKGARGNLSKNQEIKSKTYQVMRECEQAGTTAPSVFSRTRTGSETVFDKPKADPAKSVFG, encoded by the exons ATGTCCCAG GCTGGCACTCAGGAAGCCCCCATCAAGAAGAAGCGCCCCCCTGTGAAGGAGGAGGATTTGAAGGGGGCCCGAGGGAACCTGAGCAAGAACCAGGAGATCAAGTCCAAGACGTACCAGGTCATGCGGGAGTGTG AGCAAGCTGGCACCACCGCCCCGTCTGTGTTCAGCCGGACCCGGACTGGCAGTGAGACTGTGTTTGACAAGCCCAAAGCCGATCCCGCCAAGAGTGTCTTTGGCTGA
- the ITIH4 gene encoding inter-alpha-trypsin inhibitor heavy chain H4, with the protein MNTPALAPTCGIMLVLLSLLAVLQTTTAQKNDIDIYSLTVDSKVSSRFAHTVITSRVVNRADTLQEVTFQMELPKKAFITNFSMIIDGVTYPGNIRDKAAAQEQYADAVARGESAGLVKATGRKLEQFQVSVSVAPAAKVTFELVYEELLKRHLGLYELLLRVRPQQLVKHLQMDIHIFEPQGIRFLETESTFLTNELASALTTSQNETKAHIRFKPTLSQQQKSPEQEDTVVDGNFIVRYDVNRTLSGGSIQIENGYFVHYFAPEGLPTIPKNVIFVIDKSGSMQGKKIQQTREALIKILDDLSPKDQFNLVSFSGVATQWMPSLMPASAENVEKARSYASDIQARGGTNINSAMLMAVQLLDEANRKEQLPVGSVSLIILLTDGDPTVGETNPKNIQKNVQDAIGGQYSLFCLGFGFDVSYAFLEKLALDNGGLARRIYEDSDSAVQLQDFYQEVANPLLTAVAFEYPSNAVEEVTQDNFHLLFKGSEMVVAGKLRDQSPDVLSAKVSGQLLMQNITFQTEAGVAEQEKEFQSPKYIFHGFMERLWAYLTIQQLLEQIVSASDAEKQALEARALGLSLNYSFVTPLTSMVVTKPEGQEESQVAEKPVENGGCESGSQPPWWQSFNPVFSQFPTKMLTLPLRLSGSPEDRHMILAAGRGIFRSQSIGNRRFRIKGNSADPLFATRGGFRGQGVDFSKAGVAGFFPKLGAPGPLHPPPHHHHSPLLYDTTSDLRLSNFPMPDLEFSARPGPDGRFHDMDLGIRGEKEPWPHPSLLHPSTSPGKGLPEPRLFLLSETTTTAPPLAPIQAPPVILPLPGQSVDRLCVDIKHSQGPMNLLSDPDQGVEVTGQYEMEKAQFSWIEVTFKNLQLQVRASPEYVVVTRNRRSSVYKWKETLFSVMPGLKMTMDKAGLLLLSNPDRVTIGLLFWDGPGQGLRLLLRDTDRFSSHVSGTLGQFYQDILWAPPAAADDSKRTLRVQGLDHSATRELKLDYQEEAPGTEISCWSVEL; encoded by the exons ATGAATACTCCAGCCCTAGCCCCTACCTGTGGCATCATGCTGGTCCTGCTCTCGCTGCTGGCTGTCCTCCAGACCACCACTGCCCAAAAG AATGACATCGACATCTACAGCCTCACGGTGGACTCCAAGGTCTCATCCCGATTTGCCCACACGGTCATCACCAGCCGGGTGGTCAACAGAGCAGATACTCTGCAGGAGGTCACCTTCCAGATGGAGCTGCCCAAGAAAGCCTTCATCACCAACTTCTCCAT GATCATCGACGGAGTGACCTACCCAGGGAACATCAGGGATAAGGCTGCAGCCCAGGAGCAGTACGCTGACGCCGTGGCCAGGGGAGAGAGCGCTGGCCTCGTCAA ggccaCCGGGAGAAAACTGGAGCAGTTCCAGGTGTCAGTGAGTGTGGCCCCCGCTGCCAAGGTCACCTTTGAGCTGGTGTACGAGGAGTTGCTCAAGCGGCATCTGGGACTGTATGAGTTGCTGCTGCGAGTCCGGCCCCAGCAGCTAGTCAAGCACCTGCAG ATGGACATTCACATCTTCGAGCCTCAGGGCATCCGCTTTCTGGAGACAGAGAGCACCTTCCTGACCAACGAACTGGCAAGCGCCCTCACCACCTCACAGAACGAGACCAAG GCTCACATCCGATTCAAGCCGACGCTCTCCCAGCAGCAGAAGTCTCCAGAGCAAGAGGACACAGTCGTGGATGGAAACTTCATCGTGCGCTATGATGTGAACCGGACGCTCTCTGGGGGGTCCATTCAG ATCGAGAATGGCTACTTTGTGCACTACTTTGCCCCCGAGGGCCTGCCCACGATACCCAAGAATGTGATCTTCGTCATTGATAAGAGTGGCTCCATGCAGGGCAAGAAAATCCAGCAG ACCCGGGAAGCCCTAATCAAGATCCTAGATGACCTCAGCCCCAAAGACCAGTTCAACCTAGTCAGCTTCAGTGGGGTAGCAACCCAGTGGATGCCATCACTGATGCCAGCTTCAGCAGAGAACGTGGAGAAGGCCAGGAGCTATGCTTCCGACATCCAAGCCCGAGGAG GGACCAACATCAACAGTGCGATGCTGATGGCCGTGCAGCTGCTGGACGAAGCCAACCGGAAGGAGCAGCTGCCCGTTGGGAGCGTCTCCCTTATCATCCTCCTCACCGATGGTGACCCCACCGTGG GGGAGACCAACCCTAAGAATATCCAGAAGAATGTGCAGGATGCCATAGGCGGCCAGTATAGTCTCTTCTGCCTGGGCTTTGGCTTTGACGTCAGCTACGCCTTCTTGGAAAAGCTGGCACTGGACAACGGTGGCCTGGCTCGGCGCATCTACGAGGATTCGGACTCCGCCGTGCAGCTCCAG GACTTCTACCAGGAGGTGGCCAACCCACTGCTGACAGCGGTGGCCTTCGAGTACCCAAGCAACGCCGTGGAGGAGGTCACGCAGGACAACTTCCACCTGCTCTTCAAGGGCTCTGAGATGGTGGTGGCCGGGAAGCTTCGGGACCAGAGCCCTGATGTGCTCTCAGCCAAAGTGAGCGGGCAGCTG CTCATGCAGAACATCACCTTCCAAACGGAGGCCGGGGTGGCGGAGCAGGAGAAGGAGTTCCAGAGCCCCAAGTACATCTTCCATGGCTTCATGGAGAGACTCTGGGCGTACCTGACCATCCAGCAACTGCTGGAGCAAAT AGTTTCCGCGTCAGATGCTGAAAAACAGGCCCTTGAAGCTCGAGCTCTGGGCTTGTCACTCAACTACAGCTTTGTCACCCCCCTCACATCCATGGTAGTCACCAAACCTGAGGGCCAAGAAGAGTCTCAAGTTGCTGAGAAGCCTGTGGAAAATGGTGGGTGTGAGAGTGGGTCCCAGCCTCCATGGTGGCAGAGTTTTAACCCAGTGTTCTCCCAGTTCCCGACCAAGATGCTAACCCTGCCACTCAGACTCTCAGGATCCCCAG AAGACAGACACATGATCCTTGCCGCAG GTCGTGGTATCTTCAGATCTCAGTCCATAGGAAACAGAAGGTTCAGAATAAAAG GCAACTCTGCAGACCCTTTGTTCGCTACCAGAGGAGGCTTCAGAGGACAAG GTGTCGACTTTTCTAAAGCTGGAGTTGCTGGATTCTTCCCGAAATTGGGAGCACCCGGAcctcttcatcctcctcctcatcatcatcattctcCTCTTCTCTACGATACGACGTCAGATCTGAGGCTGTCAAACTTCCCAA TGCCTGATTTGGAGTTTTCCGCCCGCCCAGGTCCCGATGGACGGTTTCATGACATGGATTTAGGAATCAGAG GGGAGAAGGAGCCCTGGCCACACCCGTCACTACTCCATCCTTCAACATCCCCTGGGAAGGGGCTGCCTGAACCcagactttttcttctttcagaaacaACCACGACAGCCCCACCCCTAG CCCCCATCCAGGCTCCTCCTGTCATCCTGCCGCTGCCCGGGCAGAGCGTGGACCGGCTCTGTGTGGACATCAAGCACTCTCAGGGGCCAATGAACCTGCTCTCAGACCCTGACCAAG GGGTTGAGGTGACTGGCCAGTATGAGATGGAGAAGGCCCAGTTCTCATGGATCGAGGTGACCTTCAAGAACCTCCAGCTGCAAGTCCGCGCGTCCCCTGAGTACGTGGTAGTGACTCGGAACCGAAGAAGCTCTGTGTACAAGTGGAAGGAAACGCTCTTCTCGGTGATGCCCGG cctcaagATGACCATGGACAAAGCAGGACTCCTGCTGCTCAGCAACCCAGACAGAGTGACCATTGGCCTGCTGTTCTGGGATGGCCCTGGGCAGGGACTCCGGCTCCTTCTGCGGGACACTGACCGCTTCTCCAGCCATGTCAGCGGGACCCTTG GCCAGTTTTACCAGGACATACTCTGGGCGCCCCCAGCAGCAGCAGATGACAGCAAGCGAACACTGAGGGTTCAGGGGCTTGACCACTCTGCCACCAG AGAGCTCAAGCTGGACTACCAAGAGGAGGCCCCGGGAACAGAGATTTCCTGCTGGTCTGTGGAGCTGTAG